A genomic stretch from Juglans microcarpa x Juglans regia isolate MS1-56 chromosome 3S, Jm3101_v1.0, whole genome shotgun sequence includes:
- the LOC121257057 gene encoding two-component response regulator ARR11-like: protein MENGFSSPRSESFPAGLRVLVVDDDPTWLKILEKMLKKCAYEVTTCGLAREALNLLRERKDGYDIVISDVNMPDMDGFKLLEHVGLEMDLPVIMMSVDGETSRVMKGVQHGACDYLLKPIRMKELRNIWQHVFRKKIHEIRDIDHHESFEGIRLSRNGSEFSDDCIMFSGEDLTSFKKRKDFQNKYDERDYGDHSSTKKHRVVWSVDLHQKFVKAVNQIGFDKVGPKKILDLMNVPWLTRENVASHLQKYRLYLIRLQKENDLKASFGGIKHSDVPSEDTSGGFGLQSSIHTNQNDVANDRDQFSGSNFYGQDLDAKNNEGYREEIVSEPKPDSKKPLTADVPDPQDTRSSQMSFDHSSASLGSDVNYTEFDCSIPKQYPWSECPEVQSKQERKLLLQLEDGFSQQPPGVPQHYIEIDQLQSVRDTSSPIKDEPVLVEYKSRHESHISPKETTIDNFSAQSKSLIAYHQSFEPSSTAISSMKPQAVDLSCITDLESCQRNLISPSDSTFPPFNEDLTVCWLQSDFLNKNFGLPNMEFADYSDPSFIADIPVHLYDTLTSDYECPYDPTEYPIVDQGLFIV, encoded by the exons ATGGAGAACGGCTTCTCTTCCCCTCGGAGCGAGTCTTTCCCGGCAGGTCTCCGGGTGCTCGTCGTTGATGACGACCCCACGTGGCTCAAAATTCTCGAGAAGATGCTCAAGAAGTGCGCCTATGAAG TGACTACATGTGGTCTGGCAAGAGAAGCTTTGAACTTGCTTCGGGAAAGGAAAGATGGGTATGACATCGTAATCAGCGATGTTAACATGCCTGACATGGATGGTTTCAAACTTCTTGAGCATGTTGGACTAGAGATGGATCTTCCTGTCATCA TGATGTCTGTTGATGGAGAAACAAGCAGGGTAATGAAAGGAGTTCAGCATGGAGCCTGTGATTATCTCCTCAAGCCGATAAGGATGAAAGAACTCCGAAATATATGGCAGCATGTCTTCAGAAAGAAAATACATGAGATAAGGGACATTGATCATCATGAAAGTTTTGAGGGTATAAGACTATCAAGAAATGGATCAGAATTTTCGGATGATTGTATCATGTTTAGTGGAGAAGATCTGACatcttttaagaaaagaaaagattttcaGAACAAATATGATGAGAGAGACTACGGCGATCATTCTTCCACAAAGAAACATAGAGTGGTGTGGTCTGTTGATCTTCATCAGAAGTTTGTCAAGGCTGTAAATCAGATTGGTTTTGATA AAGTAGGTCCCAAAAAGATACTCGATTTGATGAATGTGCCATGGCTGACTAGAGAAAATGTTGCTAGTCACTTGCAG AAGTACCGCCTCTACTTGATTAGATTGCAGAAGGAAAATGATCTGAAAGCTTCTTTTGGTGGTATAAAGCATTCAGATGTTCCTTCAGAGGATACTTCTGGAGGTTTTGGCCTGCAGAGTTCAATCCACACGAACCAAAATGATGTTGCCAATGACAGGGACCAATTTTCTGGCAGTAACTTCTATGGTCAGGACCTGGATGCCAAAAACAATGAAGGTTATCGAGAGGAAATTGTTTCAGAGCCCAAGCCAGATTCCAAGAAACCGTTGACTGCTGATGTTCCTGATCCTCAGGATACAAGGAGCTCACAGATGAGCTTTGATCATTCTTCTGCATCACTGGGATCTGATGTAAACTATACAGAGTTTGATTGTAGCATCCCAAAACAGTACCCTTGGAGTGAATGTCCGGAAGTTCAGTCCAAACAGGAACGTAAGCTTCTTCTTCAGTTAGAGGATGGCTTTAGCCAGCAGCCACCAGGTGTTCCACAGCATTACATTGAAATTGATCAACTACAATCAGTAAGAGATACAAGTAGCCCTATAAAAGATGAACCTGTGCTTGTCGAGTACAAGAGCCGTCATGAGAGCCATATCAGTCCGAAGGAAACTACAATTGACAATTTTTCTGCTCAATCCAAGAGCCTTATCGCATATCATCAATCTTTTGAGCCCAGTTCAACTGCAATATCGAGCATGAAACCGCAGGCTGTCGATCTGAGCTGCATTACAGACTTAGAATCTTGCCAACGAAACCTGATATCACCAAGTGACTCGACTTTTCCACCATTCAATGAGGACCTGACGGTTTGCTGGCTACAAAGCGATTTCCTAAATAAGAATTTTGGACTCCCAAATATGGAGTTTGCTGACTACAGCGATCCCAGCTTTATCGCCGACATTCCTGTCCACTTGTATGACACACTAACTTCAGACTACGAGTGTCCCTATGACCCAACAGAATATCCTATAGTTGATCAAGGGCTATTTATAGTATAA